One genomic segment of Fervidobacterium pennivorans includes these proteins:
- a CDS encoding sulfide-dependent adenosine diphosphate thiazole synthase yields the protein MKKDLIISKLIVESFFEKLNKGLEVDVAIAGCGPSALALSLALSKKGYKVAIFEAKNEPGGGIWGGGMMFNELVLERELKGYVEELGVNYKEFGEFLVVDSVHFASALLYHTTKAGTLVFNNVFVEDLVMYDKRVSGVVINWMPTIRERLHVDPISVIAKFTVDGTGHPANLVRLLSKRGILASVTGSTENLCSCGSVEYEFPMDAENGERFVVEGTREIYPGLFVMGMAAVSVGGGPRMGPIFGGMILSGLRAAELIEDGLEREVVTIDKEMKI from the coding sequence ATGAAGAAAGATTTGATTATCTCGAAACTGATAGTCGAAAGTTTTTTTGAAAAGTTGAACAAAGGTTTGGAAGTTGACGTAGCTATCGCAGGATGTGGTCCTAGCGCTCTTGCACTTTCTCTTGCACTTTCTAAGAAAGGGTACAAGGTCGCAATTTTTGAAGCGAAGAACGAACCAGGTGGAGGCATTTGGGGTGGAGGAATGATGTTCAATGAGTTGGTACTTGAAAGAGAATTGAAAGGCTATGTGGAAGAACTTGGTGTTAACTACAAAGAATTTGGGGAGTTTTTGGTTGTTGACTCTGTACACTTCGCATCGGCATTATTGTATCACACCACAAAAGCAGGAACATTAGTGTTTAACAATGTTTTTGTTGAAGACCTTGTAATGTACGATAAAAGGGTTTCTGGAGTTGTAATAAATTGGATGCCAACAATTAGGGAAAGATTGCACGTTGACCCAATAAGCGTTATTGCAAAATTTACAGTCGATGGTACAGGACATCCTGCTAACCTTGTAAGATTGCTTTCTAAACGTGGAATTCTGGCATCTGTTACTGGTTCCACGGAGAATCTCTGCAGTTGCGGAAGTGTTGAATATGAGTTCCCGATGGATGCGGAAAATGGTGAAAGGTTTGTTGTAGAAGGGACAAGAGAAATATATCCTGGACTGTTTGTAATGGGTATGGCTGCGGTCAGTGTTGGCGGAGGTCCCAGAATGGGACCTATCTTTGGCGGTATGATTTTGTCAGGTCTTAGAGCAGCGGAACTGATTGAAGATGGTTTAGAAAGAGAAGTAGTAACAATTGACAAGGAGATGAAAATATGA